In Rattus norvegicus strain BN/NHsdMcwi chromosome 3, GRCr8, whole genome shotgun sequence, a genomic segment contains:
- the Abca2 gene encoding ATP-binding cassette sub-family A member 2 isoform X2: protein MGFLHQLQLLLWKNVTLKRRSPWVLAFEIFIPLVLFFILLGLRQKKPTISVKEAFYTAAPLTSAGILPVMQSLCPDGQRDEFGFLQYANSTVTQLLERLNRVVEESNLFDPERPSLGSELEALHQRLEALSSGPGTWESHSARPAVSSFSLDSVARDKRELWRFLMQNLSLPNSTAQALLAARVDPSEVRRVDPSEVYRLLFGPLPDLDGKLGFLRKQEPWSHLGSNPLFQMEELLLAPALLEQLTCAPGSGELGRILTMPEGHQVDLQGYRDAVCSGQATARAQHFSDLATELRNQLDIAKIAQQLGFNVPNGSDPQPQAPSPQSLQALLGDLLDVQKVLQDVDVLSALALLLPQGACAGRAPAPQAGSPSGPANSTGVGANTGPNTTVEEGTQSPVTPASPDTLQGQCSAFVQLWAGLQPILCGNNRTIEPEALRRGNMSSLGFTSKEQRNLGLLVHLMTSNPKILYAPAGSEADHVILKANETFAFVGNVTHYAQVWLNISAEIRSFLEQGRLQQHLHWLQQYVADLRLHPEAMNLSLDELPPALRLDYFSLPNGTALLQQLDTIDNAACGWIQFMSKVSVDIFKGFPDEESIVNYTLNQAYQDNVTVFASVIFQTRKDGSLPPHVHYKIRQNSSFTEKTNEIRRAYWRPGPNTGGRFYFLYGFVWIQDMIERAIINTFVGHDVVEPGNYVQMFPYPCYTRDDFLFVIEHMMPLCMVISWVYSVAMTIQHIVAEKEHRLKEVMKTMGLNNAVHWVAWFITGFVQLSISVTALTAILKYGQVLMHSHVLIIWLFLAVYAVATIMFCFLVSVLYSKAKLASACGGIIYFLSYVPYMYVAIREEVAHDKITAFEKCIASLMSTTAFGLGSKYFALYEVAGVGIQWHTFSQSPVEGDDFNLLLAVTMLMVDTVVYGVLTWYIEAVHPGMYGLPRPWYFPLQKSYWLGSGRTETWEWSWPWAHAPRLSVMEEDQACAMESRHFEETRGMEEEPTHLPLVVCVDKLTKVYKNDKKLALNKLSLNLYENQVVSFLGHNGAGKTTTMSILTGLFPPTSGSATIYGHDIRTEMDEIRKNLGMCPQHNVLFDQLTVEEHLWFYSRLKSMAQEEIRKEMDKMIEDLELSNKRHSLVQTLSGGMKRKLSVAIAFVGGSRAIILDEPTAGVDPYARRAIWDLILKYKPGRTILLSTHHMDEADLLGDRIAIISHGKLKCCGSPLFLKGAYGDGYRLTLVKRPAEPGTSQEPGMASSPSGRPQLSNCSEMQVSQFIRKHVASSLLVSDTSTELSYILPSEAVKKGAFERLFQQLEHSLDALHLSSFGLMDTTLEEVFLKVSEEDQSLENSEADVKESRKDALPGAEGLTAVESQAGNLARCSELAQSQASLQSASSVGSARGDEGAGYTDGYEAEMEALARVGQGSRKLEGWWLKMRQFHGLLVKRFHCARRNSKALCSQILLPAFFVCVAMTVALSVPEIGDLPPLVLSPSQYHNYTQPRGNFIPYANEERREYRLRLSPDASPQQLVSTFRLPSGVGATCVLKSPANGSLGPMLNLSSGESRLLAARFFDSMCLESFTQGLPLSNFVPPPPSPAPSDSPLSPDEDSLLAWNTSLPPTAGPETWTWAPSLPRLVHEPVRCTCSAQGTGFSCPSSVGGHPPQMRVVTGDILTDITGHNVSEYLLFTSDRFRLHRYGAITFGNIQKSIPAPIGTRTPLMVRKIAVRRVAQVLYNNKGYHSMPTYLNSLNNAILRANLPKSKGNPAAYGITVTNHPMNKTSASLSLDYLLQGTDVVIAIFIIVAMSFVPASFVVFLVAEKSTKAKHLQFVSGCNPVIYWLANYVWDMLNYLVPATCCIIILFVFDLPAYTSPTNFPAVLSLFLLYGWSITPIMYPASFWFEVPSSAYVFLIVINLFIGITATVATFLLQLFEHDKDLKVVNSYLKSCFLIFPNYNLGHGLMEMAYNEYINEYYAKIGQFDKMKSPFEWDIVTRGLVAMTVEGFVGFFLTIMCQYNFLRQPQRLPVSTKPVEDDVDVASERQRVLRGDADNDMVKIENLTKVYKSRKIGRILAVDRLCLGVRPGECFGLLGVNGAGKTSTFKMLTGDESTTGGEAFVNGHSVLKDLLQVQQSLGYCPQFDALFDELTAREHLQLYTRLRGIPWKDEAQVVRWALEKLELTKCADKPAGSYSGGNKRKLSTAIALIGYPAFIFLDEPTTGMDPKARRFLWNLILDLIKTGRSVVLTSHSMEECEAVCTRLAIMVNGRLRCLGSIQHLKNRFGDGYMITVRTKSSQNVKDVVRFFNRNFPEAMLKERHHTKVQYQLKSEHISLAQVFSKMEHVVGVLGIEDYSVSQTTLDNVFVNFAKKQSDNVEQQEAEPSTLPSPLGLLSLLRPRPAPTELRALVADEPEDLDTEDEGLISFEEERAQLSFNTDTLC, encoded by the exons ATGGGCTTCCTGCaccagctgcagctgctgctcTGGAAGAACGTGACGCTGAAGCGCCGGAGCCCG TGGGTCCTGGCGTTTGAGATCTTCATCCCCCTTGTCCTCTTCTTCATCCTGTTGGGACTGCGGCAGAAGAAGCCCACCATCTCTGTGAAGGAAG CTTTCTACACGGCAGCACCGCTGACATCGGCCGGCATCCTGCCTGTCATGCAGTCGCTTTGCCCTGATGGCCAGCGTGATGAGTTTGGCTTCCTGCAGTATGCCAACTCCAC GGTCACCCAGCTTCTGGAACGCCTCAACCGTGTAGTGGAAGAGAGCAACTTGTTTGACCCAGAGCGACCTAGCCTGGGCTCAGAGCTTGAGGCACTGCACCAACGTCTGGAGGCCCTCAGCTCGGGCCCTGGCACCTGGGAGAGCCACTCAGCTAGACCTGCAG TTTCATCCTTCTCTCTGGACTCGGTGGCCAGGGACAAAAGAGAGCTTTGGCGTTTCCTGATGCAGAACCTGTCACTGCCCAACAGCACGGCCCAGGCCCTCCTGGCTGCCCGTGTAGACCCTTCTGAGGTGAGGCGTGTAGACCCTTCTGAG GTCTATCGCTTGCTTTTTGGTCCTTTACCTGACCTGGATGGAAAGTTGGGGTTCCTCAGGAAGCAGGAGCCCTGGAGTCACCTGGGTAGCAATCCTCTGTTCCAAATGGAG GAGCTGCTGCTGGCTCCTGCCCTTTTGGAGCAACTCACATGTGCTCCAGGCTCTGGGGAGCTGGGCCGGATTCTTACCATGCCTGAGGGTCATCAGGTAGACCTTCAGGGCTACCGGGATGCTGTCTGCAGCGGGCAGGCTACAGCTCGTGCCCAGCATTTCAGTGATCTAGCCACTGAGCTCCGGAACCAGCTGGACATAGCCAAGATTGCCCAGCAG CTGGGCTTCAATGTCCCCAACGGCTCAGATCCACAGCCGCAGGCACCGTCCCCACAGAGTCTGCAGGCACTCTTAGGGGACCTGCTGGATGTCCAGAAGGTTCTACAGGATGTGGATGTCCTATCAGCCCTTGCCCTGCTGCTGCCTCAAGGTGCCTGTGCTGGCCGGGCCCCCGCACCTCAAGCTGGCAGCCCGAGTGGCCCGGCCAACAGCACCGGGGTAGGGGCAAATACAGGTCCCAACACCACCGTTGAGGAGGGCACCCAGTCACCTGTCACCCCAGCCTCTCCGGACACTCTGCAAGGCCAGTGCTCAGCCTTTGTGCAGCTCTGGGCTGGCTTGCAGCCCATCTTGTGTGGCAACAACCG TACCATTGAGCCTGAAGCACTCCGGAGGGGCAACATGAGCTCACTGGGCTTTACGAGCAAAGAACAACGGAACCTGGGCCTTCTTGTGCACCTCATGACCAGCAACCCCAAAATCCTGTATGCACCCGCAGGCTCTGAAGCTGACCATGTTATCCTCAAG GCAAATGAGACCTTTGCCTTTGTGGGCAACGTGACGCACTACGCCCAGGTCTGGCTCAACATCTCCGCAGAGATCCGGAGCTTCCTGGAGCAGGGCAGGCTGCAGCAGCATCTGCACTGGCTGCAGCAG TACGTGGCTGACCTCCGGCTACACCCTGAAGCAATGAACCTGTCACTGGACGAGCTGCCCCCTGCTCTGCGCCTGGACTACTTTTCTCTGCCCAATGGCACAGCCCTTCTGCAGCAGCTAGACACAATAGACAATGCAGCCTGTGGCTGGATCCAGTTCATGTCCAAG GTGAGTGTGGACATCTTCAAGGGGTTTCCTGATGAGGAGAGCATCGTGAACTACACTCTCAATCAGGCCTACCAGGACAATGTTACAGTATTTGCCA GCGTGATTTTCCAGACACGGAAGGATGGTTCCCTCCCCCCACATGTCCATTACAAGATTCGCCAGAACTCAAGCTTCACCGAGAAAACCAACGAGATCCGTCGTGCTTACTGGCGTCCAGGGCCCAACACTGGTGGCCGCTTCTACTTCCTCTACGGCTTCGTCTGGATCCAGG ACATGATAGAACGTGCCATCATCAACACGTTTGTGGGGCACGACGTGGTCGAACCCGGCAACTACGTGCAGATGTTCCCGTACCCCTGCTACACCCGTGACGA CTTCCTGTTTGTCATTGAGCACATGATGCCACTGTGCATGGTGATCTCCTGGGTTTACTCTGTGGCCATGACCATACAGCACATCGTGGCGGAGAAAGAGCATCGGCTAAAGGAG GTGATGAAGACGATGGGCCTGAACAACGCCGTGCACTGGGTGGCCTGGTTCATCACGGGCTTTGTGCAGCTGTCCATCTCCGTGACAGCCCTGACCGCCATCCTCAAGTATGGCCAGGTCCTCATGCACAGCCACGTGCTCATCATATGGCTCTTCCTTGCTGTCTATGCTGTGGCCACTATCATGTTCTG CTTCCTGGTGTCTGTGCTGTACTCTAAGGCCAAGTTGGCCTCGGCCTGCGGCGGCATCATCTACTTCCTGAGCTACGTTCCCTACATGTATGTAGCAATCCGTGAGGAAGTAGCCCACGATAAGATCACTGCCTTCGAGAAGTGCATTGCG tccctgatgTCCACAACAGCCTTCGGCCTGGGTTCCAAGTACTTTGCTCTGTATGAAGTGGCAGGTGTGGGCATCCAGTGGCACACGTTCAGCCAgtccccagtggaaggggatgacTTCAACCTGCTCCTTGCTGTCACCATGCTGATGGTGGACACAGTGGTCTATGGCGTACTCACTTGGTACATTGAGGCTGTGCACCCAG GTATGTATGGGCTGCCCCGGCCCTGGTACTTCCCACTACAGAAGTCCTATTGGCTGGGCAGTGGGCGGACAGAGACCTGGGAGTGGAGCTGGCCATGGGCACACGCACCACGCCTCAGCGTTATGGAGGAGGACCAGGCCTGTGCCATGGAGAGCCGGCACTTCG AGGAGACTCGCGGTATGGAGGAGGAGCCCACCCACCTGCCTTTGGTCGTCTGCGTGGACAAGCTCACCAAGGTCTATAAAAATGACAAGAAGCTGGCCTTAAACAAACTGAGCCTCAATCTCTACGAGAACCAGGTGGTCTCTTTCCTAGGCCATAACGGGGCTGGCAAGACCACTACCAT GTCTATCCTGACTGGACTGTTCCCACCCACGTCGGGCTCAGCCACTATCTATGGCCACGACATCCGCACAGAGATGGATGAGATCCGTAAGAACCTGGGCATGTGCCCACAGCACAACGTGCTCTTTGACCAGCTCACTGTGGAGGAACACCTCTGGTTCTACTCACGCCTCAAAAGCATGGCACAAGAGGAGATCCGCAAAGAGATGGACAA GATGATCGAGGACCTGGAGCTCTCCAACAAGCGCCACTCGCTGGTACAGACGCTGTCTGGAGGCATGAAGCGCAAGCTTTCAGTAGCCATTGCCTTCGTGGGTGGCTCTAGAGCCATTATCTTAGATGAGCCCACAGCTGGCGTGGACCCCTATGCTCGACGTGCCATCTGGGACCTCATTCTGAAGTACAAGCCGG GTCGCACTATCCTCCTGTCCACCCATCACATGGATGAGGCCGACCTGCTGGGGGACCGCATTGCCATCATCTCCCATGGGAAGCTCAAATGCTGCggctctcccctcttcctcaagGGTGCCTACGGCGATGGCTACCGCCTCACACTGGTCAAGCGGCCTGCGGAGCCTGGCACCTCCCAAG agCCAGGGATGGCTTCCAGCCCCTCAGGTCGTCCTCAGCTGAGCAACTGCTCAGAGATGCAAGTGTCCCAGTTCATCCGCAAGCATGTGGCTTCCTCCCTGCTGGTGTCAGACACGAGCACCGAGCTCTCCTACATCCTGCCCAGCGAGGCTGTCAAGAAAGGGGCCTTCGAGCGCCTCTTTCAG CAATTGGAGCACAGCCTGGACGCACTGCATCTGAGCAGTTTTGGGCTGATGGACACAACCCTGGAGGAGGTGTTCCTCAAGGTGTCTGAAGAAGACCAGTCACTGGAGAATAGTGAGGCCG ATGTGAAGGAGTCCCGGAAGGATGCACTGCCTGGGGCAGAGGGCCTGACGGCTGTGGAGAGTCAAGCAGGCAACCTGGCTCGGTGCTCAGAGCTGGCACAGTCCCAGGCTTCACTGCAGTCTGCATCTTCTGTGGGCTCCGCCCGTGGGGATGAGGGTGCTGGCTACACCGACGGCTACG AGGCTGAAATGGAGGCCCTGGCTCGGGTAGGCCAGGGCAGCCGCAAGCTAGAGGGCTGGTGGCTGAAGATGCGGCAGTTCCATGGGCTCCTGGTGAAGCGCTTCCACTGTGCTCGCCGGAACTCCAAAGCGCTCTGCTCCCAGATTCTGCTGCCTGCCTTCTTCGTCTGTGTGGCCATGACTGTGGCATTGTCTGTCCCTGAGATCG gtGACCTGCCTCCACTGGTCCTGTCGCCTTCTCAGTACCACAACTATACCCAGCCCCGTGGCAACTTTATCCCCTATGCCAATGAGGAACGCCGCGAGTACCG ATTACGGCTGTCACCTGATGCCAGCCCCCAGCAGTTGGTGAGCACATTCCGGCTGCCCTCTGGTGTGGGTGCCACTTGTGTGCTCAAGTCTCCAGCCAACGGCTCCCTGGGGCCCATGCTGAACTTGAGCAGTGGAGAGTCCCGCCTGCTGGCCGCACGGTTCTTCGACAGTATGTGCCTGGAGTCCTTCACACAGGGGCTGCCACTGTCCAACTTCGTGCCACCCCCACCCTCGCCCGCCCCTTCCGACTCACCCCTGTCCCCGGATGAGGATTCACTGCTAGCCTGGAATACGTCCCTGCCCCCTACTGCTGGACCAG AGACGTGGACGTGGGCGCCTTCTCTGCCACGCCTGGTTCACGAGCCGGTCCGCTGTACCTGCTCTGCACAGGGCACGGGCTTCTCGTGCCCCAGCAGTGTGGGTGGGCACCCACCCCAGATGAGAGTGGTCACGGGGGACATCCTGACTGACATCACCGGCCACAATGTTTCCGAGTACCTGCTCTTCACCTCTGACCGTTTCCGACTGCACCG CTATGGAGCCATCACCTTTGGTAATATCCAGAAGTCCATCCCAGCACCCATTGGTACCCGGACCCCTCTCATGGTCCGGAAGATTGCAGTGCGGAGGGTGGCCCAG GTGCTCTACAACAACAAGGGCTACCACAGCATGCCCACCTACCTCAACAGCCTCAACAATGCCATTCTGCGTGCAAACCTACCCAAAAGCAAGGGCAATCCAGCAGCCTACG GTATCACCGTCACCAACCACCCCATGAACAAGACCAGTGCTAGCCTCTCCCTGGATTACCT ACTGCAGGGCACAGACGTGGTCATCGCCATCTTCATCATTGTGGCCATGTCCTTCGTGCCGGCCAGCTTCGTGGTCTTCCTTGTGGCCGAGAAATCCACCAAGGCCAAACACCTGCAGTTCGTCAGCGGGTGCAACCCTGTCATCTACTGGCTAGCCAACTACGTGTGGGACATG CTCAATTACCTGGTCCCGGCCACCTGCTGCATCATCATCCTCTTCGTGTTTGACTTGCCGGCCTACACGTCACCCACCAACTTCCCCGCGGTGCTCTCCTTGTTCCTGCTCTATGG ATGGTCCATCACACCCATCATGTACCCGGCCTCCTTCTGGTTTGAGGTCCCTAGCTCAGCCTACGTGTTCCTCATCGTCATCAACCTCTTCATTGGCATCACGGCCACAGTGGCCACCTTCCTTCTGCAGCTCTTTGAGCATGACAAG GATCTGAAGGTTGTCAACAGTTACCTGAAaagctgcttcctcatcttccccaactacaacCTGGGCCACGGACTCATGGAGATGGCCTACAACGAATACATCAACGAATACTATGCCAAGATCG GCCAGTTTGACAAGATGAAGTCCCCGTTTGAGTGGGACATTGTCACACGTGGACTGGTGGCCATGACAGTCGAGGGCTTCGTGGGATTCTTTCTCACCATCATGTGTCAATATAACTTCCTACGGCAGCCACA GCGTCTGCCTGTGTCTACTAAACCTGTGGAAGACGATGTAGACGTGGCCAGTGAGCGGCAAAGAGTGCTCCGTGGCGATGCTGACAATGACATGGTCAAGATCGAGAACCTGACTAAG GTGTACAAGTCTCGGAAGATCGGCCGCATCCTGGCAGTGGACCGCCTTTGCCTGGGTGTGCGCCCCGGAGAGTGCTTTGGGCTCCTCGGGGTCAATGGTGCCGGGAAGACCAGCACCTTCAAGATGTTGACTGGAGATGAGAGCACAACAGGGGGCGAGGCCTTTGTCAATGGACACAG TGTGCTCAAGGACCTGCTCCAGGTTCAGCAGAGCCTTGGCTACTGCCCACAGTTCGACGCCCTGTTCGATGAGCTCACGGCTCGCGAACACCTGCAGCTGTATACTCGGCTTCGAGGCATCCCCTGGAAGGATGAGGCGCAG GTGGTGAGGTGGGCCCTGGAGAAGCTGGAGCTGACGAAGTGTGCAGACAAGCCAGCCGGTAGCTACAGTGGGGGCAACAAACGGAAACTTTCCACAGCCATCGCTCTCATTGGGTACCCTGCCTTCATCTTTCTA GACGAGCCCACCACTGGCATGGACCCTAAGGCCCGGCGCTTCCTGTGGAACCTCATTCTGGACCTCATCAAGACAGGACGTTCAGTGGTGCTGACCTCACACag CATGGAGGAATGCGAGGCTGTGTGCACACGGCTGGCCATCATGGTGAATGGACGGCTGCGCTGCCTGGGGAGTATCCAGCACCTCAAGAACAG GTTTGGGGACGGCTACATGATCACTGTAAGGACCAAAAGCAGCCAGAACGTGAAGGATGTGGTGCGGTTCTTCAACCGGAACTTCCCAGAGGCCATGCTCAAG GAACGCCACCATACGAAGGTGCAGTATCAGCTCAAGTCGGAGCACATCTCGCTGGCTCAGGTGTTCAGCAAGATGGAGCACGTGGTCGGTGTACTGGGCATCGAGGACTACTCAGTCAGCCAGACCACTCTGGATAAC GTGTTTGTGAACTTCGCCAAGAAGCAAAGTGACAATGTGGAGCAGCAAGAGGCTGAGCCATCCACCTTGCCGTCCCCCCTTGGACTACTTAGCCTGCTGCGGCCCCGCCCTGCACCCACAGAGCTCCGGGCACTGGTGGCCGATGAGCCTGAGGACCTGGACACGGAGGACGAGGGCCTCATCAGCTTCGAGGAAGAGCGG GCCCAGCTCTCCTTCAACACCGATACGCTCTGCTGA